A region of the Salvia splendens isolate huo1 chromosome 11, SspV2, whole genome shotgun sequence genome:
CACTATCGACATAAAAATTGATTTCCCCCAATCATCCTAACCTATCTAACTCCcgaacaaaaaaattgaacagATGTACTAGGGTTTAAGTTTTACTATAGTAATAATCTATCATAATGAAGAAAAACAGATAAACGACCATAATTTGCGTAAACAACTATATCTATTCTGTACAATCATAAAAAATCTCCATGAAATTCGAGGAATTGAGATGTACCTTGAGCTGAAACAGAAGTTTGGTACAAGTATCAAAATCTTTGCGGAGAATTGCCGCTTTGAATCGCTTCGAAGAGCTGGGAAAACCTCTGTGGTTTCGGATCCATTTCTCTTCAAGATATATGATATATCTTCTCGCCGGATTCCGTTTTGTAGGTTTCGCGTAGATTCTTTCTGCCCAAGAAAGCAAGCTGAACTACAGTCTACATATACCAGATTTAAATCGGGTTTGGCGGTTCGGATCATCCATGACCCGTATTTTGTTCACGATATGGTAATTTCCAAGCCCAACTTGATAAAATGGTTTTCCACCGATAATTTAGTTTGTACTATTTCGTGTGAGAATAAAttgattaataaaataagataaaattcTTTTATTGCTGGAATTCCCTAATATTCAGAAATTAAAGTTTTTTATATAACTCTTGGAAAATTTCATCCCCATTGAAATTTTATAATCTAAAATATTTCTCAGTCATAACTTCATTTTTCAGCTGTTACAATAAGTTTTTTTTTCGTTTCAGTAATAACTAGTGATGGATCAGATCAAGAAATATAAATTCGAAGGGTCGAATATAAAAAagaattatattaaataaaaaatatttaaataattattgttgaaaatatatactattatacaattactccctccgaccatgaaatgttgtccagttttgCTTTAGCCCGCCCGTGAAAAGTTGCCCACtttgttctttttttctttctatttttggtaaatggacctcattttccactaactctttacactcacattcttttataaaactaatatataaccgtgccgagtcaaacttggacaatatttcatggacggagggagtataatttaagtAACAGTATTTCATGAACGACATCGGGGTGGTATACAATGAGAGGGAAATATTTGCTACTATTTCTTATGAAAGGATTTTAAGcctttatgaaattaaatattatatttgtcTCATAAAATAGAGACTCTTCCTATTTTAGTTCATCGATTATAAAttgtcaattttatttttggtaattttttttccaGTATCAAGGATAAGACTAACCCATTCTCCTActctaattatttttctttcgatgaatctcttactttatcaattgtacgaatttaataaatttgtGCCGACCCTaaaatatcttttattttagacGGTGAAAGTATACAATGATATCTATGAAATTGTAAAGCTAAACAAAAACACCTATATTTTCCTAAGTTTTCTTCTACATCTTCATGTATATTTATGTTCGGGTTCTTTCCATCCTTGCACCATGATACACATTTTAACAAATAAACCAAAATGAGTTTAATATAGTGTGAAACAATTGTCTAACTTTACTGTTATAATGGTAACTATCATAGTTGTCAGTAAAGAAAGTTTAGGTACTTGCACCACTAACCAATAGTCTTGTTGGTTTGCTTGTTGGTCTATTTTCTAAAACATTAATTGCTTTTTATTCTTAATTATTACAGAACATGTTTGTTGCTGGAACCGATACATCATCAACAACTATAAAGTGGACAATGGTGGAGCTGATAAGGAATCCAACAACCATGAAAACTCTGCAAAACGAAGTAAGAAAGGTTGTCGAAAGCAAGGGGATAATAGAAGAGGAAGACAAAAAAATGCCTTATCTAAAAGCAGTGATCAAGGAGAGTCTAAGGCTGCATTTACCCGTCCCATTACTAATCCCTCGAGAATCAACTCATGACACAAAAGTACTAGGTTACGACGTTGCATCTGGCACGCGTGTCCTGATCAATGCTTGGGCAATTGCTAGGGGTCCGTGCCTATGGGAAAATCCTGAAGAATTTTATCCAGAGAGGTTCCTTGATACGAACATAGATTACAAAGGCCTGCATTTCGAGTTGATCCCATTTAGATCTGGCCGGAGGGGCTGCCCCGGGATTACATTTGCAGTGGCTATTGTTGAGCTTGCTATTGCCAAGTTGGGCCATTTATCCACATACAAATATGACAAGAAACAGAGGAAGACGGCGTTATCAGTGTTATTTGAACACTAGACCTCATGAATGTAAGTCCAACTTCATCACAGAGTTACCACTCCACCAATTCAATTGTTGTTACATTATCTAgttataaaatcataaaaaatgaaacgaaCAGCTCAATGAATTCAAAACTACATAAATGCATTAATCTTAGtgcatacatatatatgtaatgcATGCAACATTCAAAAGAAGCATGTTTACATATGTAATAGCACTGCAttgcattatacacaaaattcatGGATATTATGGAATAATTTCATATGCAATATATCTGCAATTTCACCTTTTTCGGTACAAGATGTTACAATTATTATGCAGTCTTTATGTCTAAATTAGACGGGGCAACACATCAGTTCATAGTTGAACCAATTGATCCAgtccaatttttaaaataaaactgcatTACCTAACAAACATGTGGAGTAGCTACCACAATTAAAGGAGACTTTTTATGGACTGTGATTGCATTAGATTCACTCATATCTAACTCTTCCATTTTTCTCCATTAGGCAATGTGAAGTCAAATTTGTATACCAACTTGGCTAATGCAAGCTCAATCACCGCCACTGCGAACGTAGTACCAGGGCAGCCCCTCCTGCCTGCCCCAAACGGAATAAACTCAAAATGCAGACTTCTGAAGTCTCTGCTTGATTCAAGGAACCTCTCCGGACGAAATTCCTCAGGATTTTCCCACAGTGACGGGTCCTTTGAAATTGCCCCAACATTAATCATCACACGCGTACCAAATGCAACGTCATAGCCCAATACTTTTGTGTCTTTAATTAATTCACGAGGGCTTAGCACTAGAACCGGTGGATGCATCCTTAGATTCTCCTTCAACACCGCTTTCAAATAAGGCATTTTATCCAAGTCTTGCTCATTAATTTCTTCCTTGCTTCCAGCTACTTCTCTCACTTCATTTTGCAAAGTTTTCATAGCTTTCAGATTTCGTATCAGCTCCGACATCGCCCACTCAAGAGTTGTGAATGACGTATCAGTTCCAAGCAGCAAACATATCCTTCAATAGAAAAATTaatcacacatatatacatactgGGGCAGATAGAATAAGATGAAACAACCCCAACCAAAACTGCTTTAGTTCTTTTTCTACcgtaaattaaattgatgaAAGTTATCAACAATTGTGTTCATTTATAACATTTATGATAAATAGATTTTAAATATAACTAGCTTACTtcattcacattccactaacttcttCCATCCATTTTCCATAAAAGTTTTTATAACTCAGTGTTGAGCCAAAGTAAGAAAACGAAAAATTAGTCAGACTCCTAACATTATTTTGTTTCTATAAGAAAGCatagaaatgtaaaggaaaagTATTCATACCAAAACGAAGCCTTTGATagagtcatcttcaatggggCTGCGGGTGGCATTCTCTCAGCAATACGTCCACAAAATCCAGATCACCACCATCACCTCTCCCTAACCCTATGTTCTTGAAGCACAGATTCCAGAAACTTATCCATCCATCTCCTTAGCCACTCTATCTACTCTCTTATCCAAACCATCAAACCTTCTAGTCCAATTCAAACACGGAATGTACTCCCACAGAGGTACAATCGACAACAACAACCCAAGATCCTCATAAATCTCCCTCGTATCACTCCCCAAACCATACTTCTTCCCCATCGCCACCCTACTAATCACATCATTCGTCAGAGACTGAATGAGGCCGTTCAAGTTCACAGGCTTTGAAGAAGCACCCAATTTTCTGATCTTTTCGACCAAGAGGGAAGTCTCTTCCTCCCTCACGCGGCGATAGGACTGAACCATTTTGCTGCTCAGCAGATGAAGCACGCATATGCTACGGTTCTGCCGCCAGTACTCTCCATACGGCGCGAACGCCACGCCCCGGTTGTTGTAGAACAGCCGGCTCGCGATGCTGAGCTGGGGCCGGTTTGAGTGTTTCATGATCTCACGCGCCGCCTCCTCAGCTGAGGAGGCGATGAGGAAGGGGACCTTGCCGAAGTGGAGAAGCATGAGGGGGCCGTAGCGGAGGGAGAGTGACTGGATGGATTTGTGGAAGGCTGAGCCCACTGGTGGAGGTTTCCGAGGAGCGGGAGCTTCGGGGAGTTGCTGCGGTGCCATTTGTTGAGGAAGATGGAGGCGGAGAGTAGCACAGCCAACACCATTTTTGGTTTGTAAGGAGAAAGGGTTTCTGAAATGcctttaaataataattttatgagAAACTCAACTGAGAATAATAATTCCGTTAAGAGAGTCCACTGAAAATATCGTGCCAGTTTTAGAAATAGGATTGCTTGGCCTTGTAATTAACATATGGATGGGCttaaaatgattatattttgatGGAAAGACAATTTGATTAGGTAGTCCACTGTGTTTTGCTTATTTTAGAAATAGAATTATGCTTGTAATTGATGGTCCCTCCGTCCGCATTAGTTGACAtccaattttagaaaataagtAATGCTAAACAATTATAATACGGGCTGTAAAcagaaaatattaataaaaacttagtgatttactttaatttattttaccttaaaaattttaattttttggactATTCTctcctccgttttttaaaaataaaaatatttgaaacgatacgaattttaatacaaaattgataaagtaagagagtaatagaaagaaaagtatgtTAATTACCacaatagaaagaaagaaatttcctactccctccgttccatgttaatagaggtATTTCTATTCAGCATCGATTCAAGAATAACATGTTAAATGGTtggtgaataaaataagagataataaagtaagagagataattacttttttccataaatagaaatgacttaattaatttggaactttctaaaatagaaaaatgactctattaatatagaatggagggagtacaaaagaAAGTATCTATTTCcaatgacaaactaaaaaggaaaaaaactttattttCAGAGGACATACATAgtgtaacgccccgtttttcgAAACCTAAGTtttgaaccctaaagtacttgtatTTAATGCTATTAATATTGCGAAGTCCATGAATTAATTGTTAAGTGGAATTTGTCGCTGGACTAGGgttttgtgaaataaattactacgtaaatttaaaataattcctttccgtgaggaataaaTATATTGGACTCGATTCGCGAGCTAAATCGAATAAATTGGATAAATAATATAGAAATTCAATctgtgataaataaattgtgggctgcattaatttaaattttaattaaatattatgtaGAGATTTTCCTtctccgtgatctgcaaataaatatcaaataaattcaatttagttcaaaataaaaaaaaggaaaattttgaaatcttcCTAATCCCACGATTAAAAGAAAACCGCCCCTTCCCCATCACTCCCTAAATCTCTCTCACATCCAAACCACCCCTCCCTTTATATTATTTCCTTCCCAAAAACCGTTCTCTCCTATCTCTgcaatcaagaaaacaagacttTTCCTCTCAACCTTAATTCAAGGTAATTCTGTAGAAATTTCCCTCGATTTTACAAGTTTTTTTTCAATCAACTCATTCAATATTCTTCCGGCAGAAACCGTGAAACAAGACTTGAAAGACGAAGCTATCAGTTGTTCTTTCGAAACCTATTCAAGGTATATTTCCTCCCAATTCAAAACCTTATGTTGTACTTCATACAAGAGCATGGTATACAATTTCAATTCTTCAATTTGTGAGCTTTTCATATAATTCATGGACTTAGTTACTCCCATCTCTCAACTCTCGACCGAACCATCACGTTGTGAATAAAACATAAGGATTTAATACCAATCGAACCCTACTCTAACCTTACAAACTTTAAACGCAAGAAAAGTTGAATTTTAATGGAACACACAAACGAAATTGAACTGGAACTTATCTTCGGGGTtgtgcggggctgttcgggGTTGTTTCGGGGCTGAAACGATGAGAAACGGTGGCTGTCGAACGTCTAGCCCATGGCGACTTGAACCCAATCCTGTCCGCACCCTTTCGGGTTTTTTCACGGCGGTGCAGCCGCTCCGCATGGCGCTCATGAAGGAGGAGGTGCCGGATACGGCGGAGGAGAAGCCGCTGGTGGTTTTGCAGCTGCCGGCGAAGAGATCGTCGACAAAAGACCGCCACACGAAAGTCGAGGGACGTGCGCCGCTGGAGTCTTCCAACTCACGCGGCAGCGACAGCGTGCGACGGACCGCGACCAGCAGCGACGGCGTACgacggcagcggcggcagcgtacgacggcagcggcggcagcgtacgacggcagcggcggcagcgtacgacggcagcggcggcagcgacATCGTGATC
Encoded here:
- the LOC121754636 gene encoding cytochrome P450 71A6-like; this translates as MAPQQLPEAPAPRKPPPVGSAFHKSIQSLSLRYGPLMLLHFGKVPFLIASSAEEAAREIMKHSNRPQLSIASRLFYNNRGVAFAPYGEYWRQNRSICVLHLLSSKMVQSYRRVREEETSLLVEKIRKLGASSKPVNLNGLIQSLTNDVISRVAMGKKYGLGSDTREIYEDLGLLLSIVPLWEYIPCLNWTRRFDGLDKRVDRVAKEMDG